From a single Silene latifolia isolate original U9 population chromosome 6, ASM4854445v1, whole genome shotgun sequence genomic region:
- the LOC141588575 gene encoding uncharacterized protein LOC141588575 yields the protein MEVIEKASQCSFMVTMIYASNDLKEREELWGSLRRIAIGIVVPWVIGGDFNCVTQSSERLGEDCGFLDMQATGAYYTWNNKQKVELRTYSRLDRVFHNREWMRAKPGYFANFLPEGNFDHTPFIIREKVKYSSSSRPFKYFNMWSRAPNFREVVNKGECFSDIENKADIAYAQLIQIQEALIHQPGDQELIQQEHAANENARILQTAKTEYLKQKAKAHWLSEGDSNTSYFHGIIKARRNSNSIYQIKDHEGQLHKEEKDIQQAFLKYYQMLLGSKSNTIQVNEAIVRKGSLCNEDHAQILLSPVTRNEVKEVMFSIPNDKAPGPDGYSSKFFKDSWNIVGNDVINAVLDYSGQILKQLNTTLVTLIPKKERPESVLEYRPIACCNVIYKCISKLICNRLTKDFLDQMMKALNMPENFRGWIMQCVTTDSYSLNLNGNVFGFFQGKRGLRQGGPLSPLLFTICMEYLSRLLAHTTSSEKFRFHPLCKPMSLSHLMFADDLLLFSKGNTDSMMILLKTFSHFSHSSGPKMSKGKSNVYFNGVKDDIRADILKVSGLIERVINKIECICRNFLWNGGVDYMKAPLVSWEKTCRPKQEGGLGLRNDLIWNRAAIGKLVWWLAIKTDRLWVKWIQHIYLKGRDWLAYEPPASTSWYWRKICQVKSIMKEAL from the exons ATGGAGGTTATTGAGAAAGCTTCCCAATGTTCCTTTATGGTGACTATGATATATGCATCTAACGATTTAAAGGAAAGGGAGGAGCTTTGGGGGAGTCTGAGGAGAATTGCCATTGGAATAGTGGTACCATGGGTGATTGGAGGGGATTTTAATTGTGTGACCCAAAGTTCTGAGAGGCTTGGAG AGGATTGTGGTTTCCTGGATATGCAAGCTACTGGTGCGTACTACACTTGGAACAACAAGCAAAAGGTTGAGTTAAGAACTTACAGTAGACTTGATAGGGTATTCCATAATAGGGAGTGGATGAGAGCTAAGCCGggctattttgctaattttcTGCCTGAGGGGAATTTTGATCATACTCCTTTCATAATTCGAGAGAAAGTTAAATATTCAAGCTCAAGCAGACCCTttaaatattttaacatgtggagTAGAGCTCCTAACTTCAGAGAGGTGGTGAATAAGGG AGAATGTTTTTCTGATATTGAGAATAAGGCTGATATAGCCTACGCTCAATTAATTCAGATTCAGGAAGCATTAATTCACCAGCCTGGAGATCAGGAATTAATACAACAAGAACATGCTGCTAATGAGAATGCTCGAATTCTTCAAACAGCCAAGACTGAATATTTGAAACAAAAAGCCAAGGCTCACTGGTTGTCTGAGGGGGACTCAAATACTTCTTATTTTCATGGGATTATTAAGGCTAGGAGAAACTCCAATTCTATATATCAAATTAAAGATCATGAGGGGCAGTTACACAAGGAGGAAAAGGATATTCAGCAAGCTTTTCTGAAATATTACCAGATGTTACTGGGTTCCAAGAGTAACACCATTCAAGTTAATGAAGCCATTGTCAGGAAAGGTTCTCTTTGCAACGAAGACCATGCTCAGATCCTCCTATCACCAGTAACAAGGAATGAGGTAAAGGAAGTTATGTTCAGTATTCCTAATGATAAAGCTCCTGGGCCTGATGGCTATTCTAGCAAGTTTTTTAAAGACTCATGGAATATTGTGGGCAATGATGTCATTAATGCAGTATTAGATTACAGTGGTCAGATCCTTAAACAACTTAATACAACTTTGGTCACTTTGATTCCCAAAAAGGAGAGACCTGAATCTGTTCTAGAATATAGACCTATTGCGTGTTGCAATGTCATCTATAAGTGCATCTCAAAGCTCATTTGCAATAGACTAACCAAG GATTTCTTGGATCAGATGATGAAAGCTTTGAATATGCCTGAGAATTTTAGAGGATGGATTATGCAATGTGTCACAACTGATAGTTACTCTCTTAATCTCAATGgcaatgtttttggattttttcaaGGAAAGAGAGGACTCAGGCAAGGGGGCCCTCTCTCTCCTCTTTTATTCACAATTTGCATGGAATACCTGTCAAGATTACTGGCTCACACTACCTCTAGTGAAAAATTCAGATTCCATCCATTATGCAAGCCAATGAGTTTATCTCATCTCATGTTTGCGGATGATCTGCTTCTTTTTAGTAAAGGTAATACTGACTCTATGATGATACTCCTTAAGACTTTCTCGCACTTTTCACACTCCTCTGGGCCTAAGATGAGTAAGGGGAAATCTAATGTTTATTTCAATGGAGTTAAAGATGACATCAGGGCTGATATCCTCAAAGTATCAGGGCTCATTGAAA GGGTCATCAACAAGATTGAGTGCATCTGTAGGAATTTTCTATGGAATGGTGGTGTAGACTATATGAAAGCCCCTTTAGTTTCTTGGGAAAAGACGTGCAGGCCTAAACAGGAAGGAGGGCTAGGACTCAGAAATGATCTCATATGGAATAGAGCAGCAATTGGCAAATTGGTGTGGTGGCTAGCTATCAAAACAGACAGATTATGGGTCAAATGGATCCAACATATTTATCTGAAAGGGCGAGATTGGTTAGCCTATGAACCCCCAGCTTCTACCTCGTGGTATTGGAGAAAGATATGTCAAGTTAAAAGCATCATGAAAGAGGCATTATGA
- the LOC141588576 gene encoding uncharacterized protein LOC141588576: MNTNDKLFNLKICEHNTCDMYGIATESTDHLFFDCQVSRKILQQVSDWVGIRLPVNNIGVWRSQLKEGKAKSDMLNALLNVCIYHIWDQRNKVRHDLVIYAPQFTTKTVIAEVKIMVRASMEKTKVRGVDGWVTRILNWNP; the protein is encoded by the coding sequence ATGAATACAAATGATAAGCTATTTAATCTGAAGATTTGTGAACATAATACCTGTGACATGTATGGAATAGCAACAGAATCTACAGATCATCTCTTTTTCGACTGTCAGGTCAGCCGGAAGATTCTTCAACAGGTGAGTGACTGGGTAGGCATACGACTTCCGGTTAACAACATTGGTGTCTGGAGAAGCCAGTTGAAGGAGGGAAAAGCCAAATCTGATATGCTTAACGCCTTACTGAATGTGTGTATCTATCACATATGGGATCAACGAAACAAGGTTCGTCATGACCTTGTTATTTACGCACCTCAATTTACAACGAAGACGGTGATAGCTGAAGTGAAGATTATGGTAAGAGCATCAATGGAGAAGACAAAGGTAAGAGGAGTAGATGGATGGGTGACGCGGATTCTCAACTGGAATCCCTAA